GCGTTGGACGGGATGCGGCCCGGGAGCGTTTGACCGAACTGCTCAAGGCCGAAGCGGTCCAGCATTCCCTGATCAGTGATCCACACTGGCGCACGACTCGGAAGACTCGGGTCATGGCTGCCGGCCAGCAGATCGTGCGCATTGACCATGAACGTATGGGGCAGGCTCGGGATAGCGGACGGGAGCGCTTTGCGGCCTTGGTGGGGGAGACGTTGCCGGATTTCGATGTCGTCATCTTGTCCGACTACGGCAAAGGGGCTCTGGACCATTCCTTGCTCGAGGCTGTCCGCCGCAAGGCGCACCACACCGGGGCCAAAATCCTCATTGATCCGAAAATCCAGAATTTTCATCTCTATGCCGAACCCTATCTTATTACCCCAAACCGCAAAGAGGCTGGAGAAGGAGCAGGGATGCGGGTCGAGACCCGGGAGGATGTCCTCATGGCGGGACGTCGCCTGCTGCGACGGAACAATTGCGCCAATGTCCTGATCACCTTGGGCGGAGATGGCATGGCCCTGTTTTTAGAGTCTGGAGAAGTCTGGCACCTGCCGACCAGTGGGCAGAAGGTGTTCGATGTGACTGGCGCCGGGGATACGGTGATCGGTGTCACCGCCCTTGGCTTGTCTGCCGGGCTGGAATTGGCCCATGCTTGCGCCCTGGCCAATTTTGCCGCTGGGGTGGTCGTTGCCCAGGTCGGTGCAGCCAGTGTCACGGCTGAAGAGCTGGGGCAGACATTGCAAGAAAAGCATGGCCTGGCCTTTAGTCGCTGGGAATAAGGGGCTGGTCGCGTCAGGCGCTCAACGAGCGCGTCGCCAGGGAAAAATGGATTTTACACAAACGGACAAAAAGGATTGATAGACTATGCAGATGCCGGACGATCTCCCCGACCTCTCTTTGAGCGAAAACGCTGAACTCGTGCTCCGGAAACGGTATGTGCGCAAGGGGCCTGAGGGTGAGGAAATGGAAACCCCGCAGGAATTGTTTTGGCGGGTCGCAGCGGCTATTGCGGCCAGCGAAACGGCCTATGAGCAGACTCCTTTTTCACAAGAGGCGCTGGCGCGGCGGTTTTACGATCTGATGGCCTCATGCCGGTTCTTTCCCAATTCGCCCACCTTGATGAACGCCGGCACCGAACTCGGACAATTGGCGGCCTGTTTTGTGCTCCCGGTCGGCGATTCCATGGAAGAAATCTTTGACGCCATCAAATATGCCGCACTGATCCACAAATCCGGTGGTGGCACCGGGTTTTCGTTTTCCCGCCTGCGAGCGGCCGACAGCCGTGTCGGATCCACCGGGGGTGTTGCCTCCGGCCCCATCTCGTTTCTGCGCATCTTCAACACAGCCACGGAGCAGGTCAAACAAGGCGGCACCAGACGTGGCGCCAACATGGGCATCCTGCGGGTGGACCATCCGGATATTTTGGAATTTATCCGGGTGAAGGAACGGGAGGGAGAGTTGAACAACTTCAACCTCTCGGTGGCCTTAACCGAAGACTTCATGCGCCGGGTCGAAGCCGACGCGGAATACCCGCTGATCGCGCCGCAAAGCGAGAAAGAGGTCGGGCGGCTGCGGGCCAGAGAGGTCTTTACCCTGTTGGTGCAAAAAGCCTGGGAAAGTGGCGATCCGGGGATTATCTTTCTGGATCGGATCAATCGGGACAATCCGACTCCCCAACTCGGCGACATCGAAGCCACTAATCCGTGCGGAGAACAGCCCTTGCTGCCCTATGAGGCCTGCAATCTGGGGTCCATCAATCTGAGCCGGTTTGCCGATGCACCGGCCCAGGAGCTCGATTGGGAGGGACTCAGGGAGTCGGTCCACCTCGCGGTGCGCTTTTTGGACAATGTCATCGACGCTTCGGTCTACCCGTTGCCCCAGATCACGGATCAGGTCAAACGCAACCGGAAAATCGGTCTGGGAATCATGGGTTGGGCCGATCTTTTGTACCAGCTGCGCATAGCCTATGACAGCCGACAGGCGCTTTCTCTCGGAGAGAAGGTCATGGATTTTATCCAGAAGGAGGCACGCTCAGCCTCAAAAGATCTGGCTCGGGAGCGAGGTCCTTTTCCGGCCTATGCCGATTCGGTTTTTGGCAAGCAGAATCTCGGCCCCTATCGCAATGCCACAACCACAACCATTGCCCCGACAGGGACCTTGTCCATACTTGCCGGGTGTTCGTCTGGGATCGAACCGTTGTTTGCCTTGAGTTTTGTCCGCGAGGTCATGGACGGTGAGCGGTTGGTAGAAACCAACCCCATTTTCCGTCAGGCCATGGAAGAGGCTGGCTGCGCCAGCCAACGGCTGTTGGACGAGGTGGCCCGCAAAGGGACGGTGCGTGATATGGAACTCGTGCCCGATGATATGCGCAACGTCTTCGTGACCGCCATGGATATCGACGGTGAGGCCCATCTCCGGATGCAGGCCGCGTTTCAGAAATACACGGACAATGCCGTGTCCAAGACGGTCAATCTGCCCCACGAGGCCACCCAGGAAGACATCCGTCACATCTATTGGCTGGCCTACGAACAGGGGTGCAAAGGGGTCACCGTTTACCGCGACGGCTGCAAATCGGTCCAGGTCCTGAGCACGGAAGAAAGCCGCAGTCAACGCCAGGCTGAAGAGGAAGGAAAAGCCCCGGTCCGCCAACGGCCGGACGTGGTCTACGGCTTTACCCAGAAGGTCAAGACCGGACTTGGAGAGCTGTATCTGACCGTCAATGAGGTCGATGGGCGGCCCTTTGAGGTCTTTGCGACCATCGGTCGTTCCGGACGGTCCATAACCGCCAAGGCTGAAGCCATTGGGCGGCTGGTCTCTCTGGCCCTGCGCTCCGGTGTTCCCGTGCGCGAGGTGGTCAAGCAACTCAAGGGCATCGGCGGGGAGCACCCGGTGTTTCAGGAAAAAGGCCTCTTGCTTTCCATCCCTGACGCTGTGGGGCGTGTTCTGGAACAGCGCTATCTGCAGGACGAACTGGCCACCAGCGGCTCCGGGAAGGATTTGACAAAGCGTTCTTGCCCCGAATGCGGTGGAGAATTGGTTTTCCAAGAGGGGTGTTTTCTCTGTCAGGCTTGCGGGTACACCAAATGCGGCTGAGGCCTGGAAGGGCCAGGATTCCGGCTTGTAAAGAGAAACAGGGCCGAAGAAATGGTTGAGATCGAGCATCTTTCGTATGCCTTTGGGCGGAGTTGGGCCCTTCAGGATGTCTCTTTCCGCATCGACCCAGGGGATTTCCTTTTTTTGACCGGTCCCTCGGGGGCGGGCAAGACGACCCTGCTGCGTATGCTGCATGGGTCGCTGCCGGTGCAGCGGGGGCGGGCCCGGGTGGCCGGATTTGAGCTCAACACGCTCAAACGGCGCCATATCCCCAAACTGCGGCGCCATGTCAGTGTCGTCTTCCAGGATTTCAAGGTGTTGCCACGGCGGACCGTCTTCGCCAATGTGGCTATCGCCCTCGAGGTCCGGGGGATGCAACGCGAACAGCTCAGACGCCGGGTGCGGGCCGTCTTGCGCAGCCTCGGTCTGGAGGCGAAACAGCATCGCCCCTGCGGCGAGCTCTCGGGGGGCGAACAACAACGGGTGGCCATCGCCAGGGCGGTGGTCGTCAATCCCGACCTCTTATTGGCGGACGAGCCGACCGGGAACCTCGATGCGCGGTTGTC
The sequence above is drawn from the Desulfohalobium retbaense DSM 5692 genome and encodes:
- the ftsE gene encoding cell division ATP-binding protein FtsE, whose product is MVEIEHLSYAFGRSWALQDVSFRIDPGDFLFLTGPSGAGKTTLLRMLHGSLPVQRGRARVAGFELNTLKRRHIPKLRRHVSVVFQDFKVLPRRTVFANVAIALEVRGMQREQLRRRVRAVLRSLGLEAKQHRPCGELSGGEQQRVAIARAVVVNPDLLLADEPTGNLDARLSARLLDVFRRFHAHGTTVILATHNRQVLESEPQAKIVCLKEGKMVGDNFLKGQSEAEQGL
- the rfaE1 gene encoding D-glycero-beta-D-manno-heptose-7-phosphate kinase, whose product is MPNQLTSSLLEGALPRLHGKRVLVVGDVMLDHYQQGSVERISPEAPVPVVHVESEEYRLGGAGNVARNIKSLGGEPTLLSCVGRDAARERLTELLKAEAVQHSLISDPHWRTTRKTRVMAAGQQIVRIDHERMGQARDSGRERFAALVGETLPDFDVVILSDYGKGALDHSLLEAVRRKAHHTGAKILIDPKIQNFHLYAEPYLITPNRKEAGEGAGMRVETREDVLMAGRRLLRRNNCANVLITLGGDGMALFLESGEVWHLPTSGQKVFDVTGAGDTVIGVTALGLSAGLELAHACALANFAAGVVVAQVGAASVTAEELGQTLQEKHGLAFSRWE
- a CDS encoding vitamin B12-dependent ribonucleotide reductase, translating into MQMPDDLPDLSLSENAELVLRKRYVRKGPEGEEMETPQELFWRVAAAIAASETAYEQTPFSQEALARRFYDLMASCRFFPNSPTLMNAGTELGQLAACFVLPVGDSMEEIFDAIKYAALIHKSGGGTGFSFSRLRAADSRVGSTGGVASGPISFLRIFNTATEQVKQGGTRRGANMGILRVDHPDILEFIRVKEREGELNNFNLSVALTEDFMRRVEADAEYPLIAPQSEKEVGRLRAREVFTLLVQKAWESGDPGIIFLDRINRDNPTPQLGDIEATNPCGEQPLLPYEACNLGSINLSRFADAPAQELDWEGLRESVHLAVRFLDNVIDASVYPLPQITDQVKRNRKIGLGIMGWADLLYQLRIAYDSRQALSLGEKVMDFIQKEARSASKDLARERGPFPAYADSVFGKQNLGPYRNATTTTIAPTGTLSILAGCSSGIEPLFALSFVREVMDGERLVETNPIFRQAMEEAGCASQRLLDEVARKGTVRDMELVPDDMRNVFVTAMDIDGEAHLRMQAAFQKYTDNAVSKTVNLPHEATQEDIRHIYWLAYEQGCKGVTVYRDGCKSVQVLSTEESRSQRQAEEEGKAPVRQRPDVVYGFTQKVKTGLGELYLTVNEVDGRPFEVFATIGRSGRSITAKAEAIGRLVSLALRSGVPVREVVKQLKGIGGEHPVFQEKGLLLSIPDAVGRVLEQRYLQDELATSGSGKDLTKRSCPECGGELVFQEGCFLCQACGYTKCG